In Pyrus communis chromosome 15, drPyrComm1.1, whole genome shotgun sequence, the genomic stretch AAATTCTAATCAATCACAATTCACTTTTCCCAGGGCACATGTTGGTGTGCAACATATGGGAGAACAAAAACCaaagtgaaagaaaaaagaaaaaaaaaaaaaaaaaaaaacaatcatgaaGGTATACAAATTCAAGTCCACTCAAATTCCCTTATTCTAAATTTCATCTATGATCACACCGATTCTCATCCCATCCTTTTCGCTTTATGTGCAGTGCAGGCAAAGTTATCAAGCAGATATGATTGGCCCAATCAATTTTTTCATGTGGCCTTCTTTTGCAAGATGTGAAGTTTCTGCTGCCAGTCACCTTATATAAactgtaatttttgtttatcttcTGTTTAATTTAACTATCCCGATCAGCTGCTATACAATTTGACTGAGCTTTCTAATAATTCATGGTTTTTGCCTGGAATTTCTTTGACCATTGATCCATTTTTGTATATCTTGAAAGCTGGGATTGTGCTCACATCCTCCATTTTGGGCAAGTAGGGGTGGTCTTCAACCTCCACCTAATTTAAACAATTACTctgaaagttaaaaaaacaatACTAATATAATCTCATTAAATATGTAGAAATAGaactttcattaaaaaaaaaaaaatgtagaaataGAACTGGTAACAAACTTGTAGTAAAAGTAAAATTGGAGGGGAACCAAAGTTTACAAACTTGTATTCAAAAGTAGACCGGGTTGGTTGGTGGGGTCGATGTTTTGGTTTCAGTCCAGAGAAAATCTCATACTGACATCAGTGCGATTTTTGGTCCCGGCCAAAACTAGACTATGCGCACCTTTACATTAAACCGTGATTTATAGACAACTTATTGTTTGTTTAGTGTCTCTCgttctactttttattaaaagtttACAACAAGTTCTGTTTGTGAATATTTCCTGTTGGCCGTATAATCTTAGTAATAACTAACCTTGAGAAAATTGACAGATGGGAATCTTTTGCAGACTTGGTGCAGGGCTTGAAACACTTCCCTTTGTTTAGTTTTGTAACAAAACAGCACCACAGACATCCCTGTTGTTGAGACAATAAAGTGTTAGTTTTGTTGACTTCTTTCTAATCTACTTAAGCAGAAATTAGAACATTCAGCAGTTGGAATATACGTAAGAATATTCAGCTACCTGGGGATGTCACAAAGTGTCTAAAATGCTCATTGCTGGTAACAAGAACCAAATTTGATCCTAATTTCGCGTCTTCAACATCTTCGTCATGTTGTTTTTTAAGCTGGATCTTGGCTTCAAACAGAGCCTTTCCAACTTCCTCGTCTCCAGGAGTTTCCCGTATCAGCATCTCATAATCTTGAATTGCAGCTCTCCACCTTTCCAACTGAGAAATAGAAGTGTACTAATTAGTAAAGGGTTATTACAGACTCAATTTTTTTGTGCAGAAAGTGTGCTTGGCTTTCAAGTAACAACAATTCACCTTGGCATTGCAATCCGCGCGGCGTAGCCTGGCCTTGCTATAAGAAGGCTGCAAATCAAGTGCTGCATTGCAATCTTCAATGGCCTTTTCGAATTGACCGAGCTTAGAACGACAAGCTGCTCGATTGCATAGTAAAATAGAATTGTGTGGATCGTGCTGTAGTCCTTGGCTATATACTACACACGCTTCCGAAAACTTTGATACCTTGAAGAGAAGGTTACCACTTACTCGGGCTGACGCAACAGCTCTAGCCCTCTTCACCACCATACCGACATTCTTGTCACATGGATTTAGCCGTTCTGCATTTTGAGCTGCACCTATGGCGTCCTCAAACCTGCCAACCCCGTAGCTCTAAGATGTTAAAATCTTGACATAACATCTTACCTGACCTAAGATAAATTACTACTAAATTACTAATGATCAGGACGCTAAGTGTACTTAAGTTGGCTGCAAATAAATTATAGGGACCAACCTAACTTGTGATGCAATACACGACATATTTAAAAtcctatattatattaattagtactaattaattaattaattaactaactaacCTGCCAGCAGCCAAGTAAACCTGAGCTCCTATCATTAACAGGTAAGCACTATTTGCCACGCCAAAAAATTTGGTGCAAATATCAGTGCCAAAACTGGGTCGATTTTGGTAGGTGGCATAGGCTTCTTGATGTCTTTGAAGCTTCAGCAAGGCCTCAGCTTGTAAAGCAAACACCTAACCATGATTAAACAATATTAGATTAATTATTCTGATTAACAGATTAGATTAATTAACTTTTGGCATAGCTAGGGGTTGACTAAAGAAAAAAGCTAATTACCTGTGGAGCTGAATTGGCACCTGAGGAAATTGCCAGTTGGGTTTCGTTTAGCAGAACATTCCACTCTTGTAATTTCTGAGCTTCAATGCATCTGCTGAGGCATTTTTGAAGAGCCTGACATTGGTCAACGTCTTTCGAGTAAGCGTATGGACCCGAGTGCTTGTAGTGATCCAATGCTTTCTCTGCTTCTCCCAATCTAAATGACAGATTAATGTTCTTGTGTAAGCAAATGTCTTAAAAGAATTAAATATGTTACCTGAGAATTTTTGTCATGTAGGAAAATATGTTACCTGAGATATGTTGTTGCCAACCGATGATGAGCTTTGTGGTAAGAGGGTTCAATTTGGATTGCTTCTTTGCACTCGAAAACCGCATCAATGAGACGACCTAAACCAATCAAAGCTGCTGCTTTGTTGCTATAGTAGGCTGCCTTGTTTGAATCCAACGCAATTGCGCGATCATACAAACCCAAGGCTTCTTCGAATCTGTCCTCCTTGTATGCCTCATTTCCCATGGACTTCAAAACCTCAGGGTCATCGCTGTTTCTCCTCACAATGTTGCCCATCACACCATTGCCTCCTAGTTTTCCAAAGCCATTTTTTCGGCTAGGTGTGGAATTCGAGTCTTCGAGGTTTCTAGGATGATAAGCCAGAGTCTTGGTTGAGATGGCACTGGGACTATTGCTTGCTATCTGATTGGTAAAGCCGGGCTTCCTCAAGTTCCTAGACTGTCCTGTAAAAATTAAACTACTTGAAGTGGCTTGGACTGGGGCTTCGGTTTCATTGGCTTGCTGGTGATCACTGATCTTCCTACTGAGCTCTGCAGAGCTAGCAGTGAACGCTCTTCGTAGCTTCATCTCTTTAGCCAAGTCAGGGTGCTGTGACACCTTAATTTGCCCTGCTCCATTGGATGAAAAAATTGAGCTTCTTGCAGCATCTGAATGTCTTCTTGGTTGAACCTTTTGGTGGCAAGCTGAAGGCCCTGGATGATTCAAGCTAGGCTTCCCGGCATGTTTTGAGTCCAAATTCGGAGAAGGTTTACCTGAATTCAAGGAAATTACAGTAGCACTACCCTCTGTGGATTCGGTTTGTTGGTTCTTGGATTCATCGTACTTTGAAGAACAATATTCACTGATTGGTGCATTCAAATCATTTGTGCTAGTATTTGAGGGTAGTGAATGAACAGATGATTTTCTAGGCCAGTAGCTACTGCACTGGAAAATCCCACCCATAAAACCACAACCCAATTCATTTCCCACCTTGTACTTTGCCATAtctgccattttttttcttctagtttttGGTACCTACAGCAGAAGCTACTTATAGAAGACAGGTGTATTAAAACTCACGTTAAAAACTAATATAACATGTAGAATTAGGATCTGTATAATAGCAGAAAACAATTAAATGaacaaggaaaaaagaaagactTGCTTAAAATATATGGGAAATATTTTTTTGAAGAGATGGCTTCACCCCTGAAGGATTTTTTTGAAACAGAATATTATCCAGAGGGTGTTTAAATAAACTCACAGCCTCCTTAGAGTGGCTTCCAAGAAGCCaactttatcttcttttttctttttttttttttttttttttttgttttttttgtgagGTTTATTTTGGTAGAGGCTGTGTGTAGGGTCAAAACCATAAACTTAATTAGCGTCTTCAAGAAAAAGGATTAGCCCCAGTATAAGACTTTTTGTTATTAGGGTTCCCAAAATCGTTATTCTAATGACCAATTGAtgtgaaatataaaaaattaaatttaaataaatatagaaTGAAGACAGGGCACAACTATTCAAAAAATTTCAGCTAAAGGTGATATGattagaaaataaataagattaTTGAAAAAGGGACTTCTCAACCTCTTCTGGTGGCCGAGGCTCATGTTTTTGACGAAGCACGAGACGTATACCGCTGGGATGTGAGATAATTAGACAAGGATAATGTTATTCGCTATACATTTTTACTTCACATgcatctttattaatttttaacgattgaaaattaaaaggagtgaaaaatataaatagttGTGTGTGTTGCACTACTGTTAGACAAATTTGGAGGATGTGAGTTTAAAAAACTATGACAAGTGGCTTGTTAAATCCTTATTAATATTCAGTTGTCTTTGTTAAACTTTTGGTTAGAAACTGAGAAGTTGACCAATGCATACACCTGATAGGGAATAGCTGCAAGTCTTCTAAAATAAGCTTTCCCAATTAAATAGAATGAATCATAATAATAGAATAAATCATACGAAAACAATAAATAGAATGAATCATACGAAAACAATGAATATAATTTTAAGTAAGAATGTGCTGGGAGAGAAAAATAGTGTTtggtatattttctttttaaatacaataatcaaattattttttagatATATCCTAAAAGCAAGAGACCAATTTTAAATCCCACACTTCAATTTTAAAAGTCATCACCCACTAcgaaaaggaaaagggaagctCAACTCACATTCGAAATTTGGTAGGTTGAAATAATATTAAGTGCTTGTAGTTCCAAAATTGAATAACTTATAGGGTAATGCATGGGAGATTAAATTTagaaactaaatttacaaactaccCTAACTTATAATATTACCCAACTTCTTCAAGAACCTAGAGTTATCAGTAATGATTACATAGGAAAGGAGCTTTGTAGATGCCATGTagatcaaatttgcaaattaaataatgtattaGTTTAAACACGgtaatcaatatttaagtagtaattcaatcatcaatactCACATTattgttgtaaacattcctagtttaagtgtgattgtgtaaatcctatattagatttgattctagttatcctttcctattacaacttgtattaCTTGGGGAAGAAGGAATATCTTCCctccttttactactataaatataggcacaatgtaggagggataacaacacacattcccctacaattctacaaacacatctctctctctctcttctccttgtcGCCGGCCCTCACTCtctttgtcagataaaatagaccacaacaCGTCATCAGCACACTCATACCGctgcgcttaggaatctgacgttGAAGAATttatttctgcatcaaaccagttcatccatatcatcacgcaatcggGTTCTTTtaaaacaacggtttttatctcgatatttttgcaaccCTCATAGcctgaacattcaccataatgcatggcccaactttacgtttttcaaattttagattctacataaattgtgtatgcattatattcataattattaaattatgtgaatttgttaTAAACTATGAATTGAAtcaaatatatttgtatatgcatcaatttgaattaaattaacatattattgttttgaatatgcaaataattgaattgaattgaaaaaaaaaaaggggaaaccTAGGGTTCTTTCGAACTTGTGACCATCACCATGAAGACAGGCTTCCCACGCCAAGCCGAGACCCACGGAGCTAGAAGCTCCAAACTTCTCAAACCTAGAAAACCTGACACCTTTCATGGTGTCCCCGTCCACATCAACCATGGCATGGCCTGCAGCCACTACCCTGAACCTTTGGTTCATGTCTCCGACGACTAGAAGTCGTCCCACGTCAGAAATTGGAATGAGATTCACTTGAATCTTGTCGAAATTTTGTCGAAAATCCGATTTAAATTTTCTAGGGTTTGGTTTGTATATTGTTAAGATTACATCATCTCCGTTCACCACCGTGGTCATCAAAGACCACCATGACTCAACCTGAGTCCTAACCAACCCTAAACCACCGCCAAGAGCGACAGGGCAGACGTTCTTCTCCGGCGAAACACACCCAGCACACACTGGGGTGTTTGATTCCAAAACCCGAGCCCTGTTGGGCTCTATTACTCGACCTgtttcacttttttctttttggctaCTGACCTGACCCCAAGCCACTAGGGCTTGGCCCTCTGCTGACATCTTGCTCCAGTCCGTTGGACTTTGGATCTTCCCCGGCCCAAATTGTTTCTCTCAGCTCGTGTGTGaaagaaaaagttgtttttTGGGCTCGCCTGAAGTGGCctgctgaatttttttttaaaaaaccttTGGGCTTGCCTGCAGTAGCCCATTCCCTTGCCCAATCTTCCCTTCAGCCTGCAATCCCACTTGAGACCCACAACCCAATTTTTTTCAGCTTAGGTCTCAcggaccattttttttttaagccacCCGGGGGCTTATTTTTTCTCTTGGGCCCCGAGTTTTATTCGCCTAATTATTTTAGGAccaatgggttttatattttttcacccacactttaatttgCCCCGAAgtctaaataattaattcaattataattgtaAACCTAAAAGTTATATTTTGCATATTCTTGTTAcatatttctgtatatatttgtgtttgcctgTAGGAATATATGAACAtgaagttcataattaatttgaaacctgaagtttcttataaacatgccttgtttgaaaacctgaagttttcctttaaaaacattagccatgaaaacccgaagttttttcatgcaaaatgaaaccaatacatgtctaatAGAACCTGTATGTTCTACTCTTATGTGAATGAATTGATTTTTTCTCCActacactaaccacatctttTTCATCTCTTTTATGATAgcaacatgtcgaatttgaacaaactcaacTTCACCTCTTTGGAGGTCTCTGAAAGgcactacctcaagtgggtccaagatgtgaagctccacctcactacCAAGAACTTACGTCCCACTATTGAAGAAGAGACGGACAACCCTGTTGGTGAATATGAAAAAAGCCATTGCTATGATCTTTATCCGTAAACATATCCATGATGCTTTGCAAACTGAATATTTTGCTGAGGAGGATCCACGTGCACTATGGGTCGTTTTAgctgatcgttttgatcaccaaaaggacttattcttgcctgaagcaagatatgactggcagcatttgtgcttccaagactttaagtctgtgaatgaatataattatgaagtttttcgaatccgatcacttctcaagttttgtaatgaAACTTTGACTGAAGAGGATCTTCTAGAGAAGACTTATTCGACCTTCTCTACttttaatattgttttgcaGCAATAATAtagagctcagaagttcactaagttctcggatttgatatttgttttacttctcgttgaaaagcagaaccaactgttgatgaagaatcatcaagcttgacCGACTGGGGTTATTGCTATGcctgaagcacattatagcacaaaccaaCACCCAAAATGCCAAAAGAGGCGTGGTAAGGGCGGCCAGAAGCCATCCCACCAAGGTCACTAGAGTCAAGGCCCATCCAAGGGAGTAAACAAAGCCCAGAATCGCCCAAACCTCGCTCCCAAGGCCCTgaccttcaagaataagggcaaagcacctgaaaccatgaACGCGGATATATGTTATCACtgtggttcaaaggaccattggtccTATGTTTGCCGAGCTCCCAAGAAGGTTGtagatgaatatcattctcgtcgtaagaagttttaatcaaactttgtgcaaaTGGACGACTTGGAGACTATAAAGATGAAGGTTTCTGATTTTTAGGAGGATaccacccctatggaagattggaatcttagacataaacaATTTTAGTTAGTTAAAATTGCACATTGGGGCcaaattccacctagtggccgaacccccctcttgttttttgaacaatttttcctttatgtttggattatttgtaggtgatttgttttattttttaattaatttttatttttattttgatattaagttttaattcattACCATCCctgaataaatgaaattattttgaattgatatttgtttttatgaacttttatgcatgtgaccgattcaaattaattttactTCTGACAACCCtttcaggcccatccaacctaataaaaggatacggtaaggcatgtataatgttgtccaatggtacaatcttgaccattgttgaggcactctattctccacattCCGGAAGAACATTGttaagtttcaaggacattagaaaTAACAATTACCACGTTGAAACCCACGTAGAAAACGGAGTTGAATTTttgtgcataacttcctacgaatatggtcaaaagcgtattctagagaagatggagcgtATCCCGAGTGGTCTATATACTAGGACCATACACCCCATAGAATGCCACTATGTGACTGGCTTTACTACTGGGACCGAgcatgaaattacactttggcatgatcgtttgggacatcctggatGAATAACAATGTGTTGTATTCAAATCTTCACACGAGCATCCACTAACCTGAAGTACAGGTTCGATccaaggaatcgcatgtcaaacatgttttataggaaagcttattactaagccttcttatgacaagattcgttcaaatcctcctatttttctacaacagattcagggggacatttgtgaACCAATTCGCCCTccctgcggaccatttagatattttatggttttggttgacgcttccacacGTTGGTGACAcctgtgcttgttgtccacaaggaacgctgcattctccaaactgttggctcaggttttcaagctcagggctcatcaccctgattatccgatcaaatctattcgattgaataatgctggagaattcacatctaaaattTTTGATGgctattgcatgtcggttggggttgaagttgaacatcatgtaccccatgttcacacccagaacaAGTTAGAtcacacatcacccaggggagtggatcatctATGCCTTAAATGTATAtacccacctccatatagcacgaggccttttggaaactcattggctttgggttctatcggaactccaaagttaagtgagtttgggcAAGAGCagtcccaagatgggtgacctactaggaagttctcgtgtgagttgccagaaacaaaactgtgagggcgtggtcggggcccaaagatgacaatatcgtgctacggcagagACGGGGCCTGGGATGTGTTTGAGCCtgggtcaggatgtgacaatttggtatcagagctaatcCCTGGtcagaagtgtgccgacgaggacgtcgggcccctaaggagagtagattgttagatcccacatcgtccaggggaatGGATCCTTTATGCCTTAAATGTACTTACCCACATCCATATAGCATaagaccttttgggaactcattggctttgggtttcatcggaactccgaagttaagcgagttcgggcaagAGCGGTTCCAGGATGGgcgacctactgggaagttcttatgtgagttcccagaaacaaaattatGAGGGTgtgtcggggcccaaagcggacaatatcgtgcaaTGGTGGAGGTAGGGCCCGGGATATGGTGGAgctcgggtcgggatgtgacataatggCCTGACAAAGGCtttcattaagcgcttacaaatgattgctcaatCGTTGGTtatacgtaccaagctcccgATCGTTGCTTGGggtcatgcaatattgcacgcagcaaAGGTTATCCGCCTGAGGCCTGTTATGACATAACCATTTAGTGCCATTCAGTTGGTTACCGGATACAAACCCAACATATCACATCTACgcgtttttggttgtgtggtATATGTGCCGATTCGccgcccttacgtacaaaaataggGCCTCAACAaaggatgggaatctatgtcggatatgattttccttcaattatttgttacttagaacctttgacaagcGATCTATTTACTACTAGTtttgtggattgtcacttttatAAGACAGTCTTCCTGTCGTCAGGGgaagataagaacgtcaacgtttATGAAGAACGACTTgaattatcgtggacgactcccactttgtctcatttagatccctgcaTCGCTCAGTCTAAAACTAAAGTGCAGCGCATATTAGATCTCCAAAGCATAGCTCAGAGCATACCAGATGCTTTCACCGATCTATTGCgcgtgacaagatcacatattcaaGCTGTGAATACGcttgcaaagatggatgtaccaaatgtacgatggATTTCCCTCCCGGAGGCTCGGGATGCTAATATTggtgatccacgtacattaaaggctagccaatcatcttcCCTTACACAAAAACGTGGCAGAGCCTTTAGtttaaaggattcacacccccaGAAGAGGAAACCCACAACATAAGGTCCCGAAGAGCCTACCGTGAATCCGACTAtcgcttactcattctatccaactcatgaggaaattctagattacagaGTGTCTTTGAAGAGACGGATCTTCCTCcagagaatcgtgagatttcggtctattatgctagcttagataaTGTGTggcgtagaaatgagatgattgtggaagatgcaTTAGCATtttcagtagctactgagatcatgttgagcagtgacattgaaccacattctgttgatgaatgttgatgtagaactgattggtcaaactggaaacaagcaatctaagTCAAACTCAATTCGCTTTCGaaacataaggtgtttggacctgtgGCTCATACTTCTCCACATATGAAGCCCATTGGCTACAAATGGGTTTTCGTTCGGATGtgtaatgagaagaacaaaattgtgcattacaaagctcgtcttgttgcacaaggcttttcaCAACGTctcgggattgactatgacgaaacttattcactcGTTATGGACGTGATTACTTTTCTCTatcttatcagtttggtagtttttgaaaaactgGATATGCATCTGATGGACGTAATAACCTCgcatctctatggggatcttgatacggaaatctatatgaaaattcccgaatgacttacattgactggttcaaatatttctaaaccccggaacacgctctcaattcggttgaggcgttcactctacggtttgaaacaatctggaagaatgtggtataaccgtctaagtgattatttgactAGTGAGGAATATGTGAACAACAAAccatgcccttgtgtgttcattaagaagtcacattccggattTACGAAtgttgcagtatatgtcgatgacatgaatctcataggAACTCCAGAAGAGCTCGCGAGAACTACCGCGCACCTaaagtcggaatttgagatgaaagatctatgTAAGACTCAATACTACCTCGGTTTCGAGatagagcattgttcggatggaattctagtacatcaatcgaactacactaAGAAAGTGTTGCGCCACTTTAATAAGGATAAAGCGAACCCTTCGAGTACTCTtatggtcgttcgatcgctagatgcaaaactagatcccttccgtccgaatgaggatgatgaagagatttttgagtctgaagttccttatctaagtgtgataggcgctttattgtacttagcttaaTGCGCTAGACCGGACATCTCCTTTgatgttaatcttttggcaagatatagTAAACTAACACGCAGACATTGGACTGGTGTGAAAGACATCTtccgttaccttaagggtactacgaaTTTCGGCTTGTTCTATCCTTATGGATCCTCGAGTAATGCCGCACCCTCTGCTTCTCAAGTCGATTTTCTCCTTGTTGGTTATGTCGATGcaggatacttatctgatccacATAAGGTGCGTTCTCaaatgggttatgtctttactgttggaggcaccgcaatctcttggaggtcaactaagcagaccttagttgccactttgtctaaccatgctgaaattcttgccttgcatgaagcaactcgggaatgcttttggttgagagcagtagtGGGCCATATTTGAAGCTCCTGCAATCTTTATCTCGCCATTGATGTCCCAatgacgatctttgaagacaacacaacatgcatcgaacaactcaagaaAGGTTATATCaaatgagacaacaccaagcacattgtgcCGACGTTCTTATTtttacatcaacaacaagagcatcagaagattaaagtgacgcaaatccgttcacaagacaatttggccgacctcttcaccaaaccactactgaagacaacgtttcagaagcttgttcatggaattggtatacgtaaactttttgagttgtaacattgttgtttctctttggaattatgtcaaactcagggggagtatcctgaagatacttgcttgatcttaatatactctttttccctacgattaggagcatttttcccactggatttttgctacctaactaggttttaacgaggtaCCCACCTTGGGCTGGCGATATCCCTAATGACGTCCCATAgacgtttcttttgactttgcatttctcactcatttttccttagactatggattttatccctccttaggtttttgccatagccttagggttttttagtgagacttactacttatgcaagttcctaccttattgagaataagcgttGTTCCTTAAATCAGTGCctacgagtcgacttcctcaacttctgcatgacgctgaatctaccttgagtatttacacactcaagggagagtgttgtaaacattcctggtttaattgtgattgtgtaaatcctaaattagatttgattctagttatcctttcctattacaacttgtattacttggggaagaaggaatatcttctctccttttactaCTAGAAATAAGGGCacaatgtaggagggataacaacacacatTCCCTTACAATTCTACagacacatctctctctctctcttcttgtcGCCGGCCCTCACTcaccttgtcagataaaatagactacaacaattatttgattttaaaagtTGGTCTTCCTAAAATTactttttacaaaaatttagCATGACAAGGACAATTGGCTTCGAACCtgagaaatgaaaatttaaataatattggAATCGAATTTCAAACTACTTATAAACTGAATTTATTTACCAAAATAAAGAAATGACCTCGAATCTGAGAATTGAAAATTCGAATATGGAATGACATTAGATATATAAACTATTGGAACTTTTACTACCCTTATTTGAGATAGTCTTCACAAACAAAAAGATTGCATTAATTCGCATGTGATCCAATATCATAGTGGATAGGGTGTTGAGTTTCCACACATACCTCTCGCATTCAATACTTCCCCCTAAACTATTGTAATAATCTCGaactctctcccctctcttaataataataaatttaaaaaaaaaaaaagattgtacTGAGTTGAAAAATACATAGCCAAATTAAATCAATTACAACAATTTCCCTTGCTGAAATTCCTTTATCGATTTGATAAATCCCGTATTAGGTGAACATATTAATCGTTGTTTATCACAAAGACTAATTGGTTGTTACATTATATTTCTTGTCGTTGTCGGCTAGTGTAATGCGTTACTTTTGTTAATTGCAATTGTTGTTCTTTATGCATAAATAGATGGGACTGTCGACCAAACTTTTTCTATACAGAAAAGCGACTAAGTCCATGGTATTTGAATGTGTTTTGGTCTGCGATGTTGTAGGACCTAAAAAT encodes the following:
- the LOC137717626 gene encoding inactive TPR repeat-containing thioredoxin TTL3-like; the protein is MADMAKYKVGNELGCGFMGGIFQCSSYWPRKSSVHSLPSNTSTNDLNAPISEYCSSKYDESKNQQTESTEGSATVISLNSGKPSPNLDSKHAGKPSLNHPGPSACHQKVQPRRHSDAARSSIFSSNGAGQIKVSQHPDLAKEMKLRRAFTASSAELSRKISDHQQANETEAPVQATSSSLIFTGQSRNLRKPGFTNQIASNSPSAISTKTLAYHPRNLEDSNSTPSRKNGFGKLGGNGVMGNIVRRNSDDPEVLKSMGNEAYKEDRFEEALGLYDRAIALDSNKAAYYSNKAAALIGLGRLIDAVFECKEAIQIEPSYHKAHHRLATTYLRLGEAEKALDHYKHSGPYAYSKDVDQCQALQKCLSRCIEAQKLQEWNVLLNETQLAISSGANSAPQVFALQAEALLKLQRHQEAYATYQNRPSFGTDICTKFFGVANSAYLLMIGAQVYLAAGRFEDAIGAAQNAERLNPCDKNVGMVVKRARAVASARVSGNLLFKVSKFSEACVVYSQGLQHDPHNSILLCNRAACRSKLGQFEKAIEDCNAALDLQPSYSKARLRRADCNAKLERWRAAIQDYEMLIRETPGDEEVGKALFEAKIQLKKQHDEDVEDAKLGSNLVLVTSNEHFRHFVTSPGMSVVLFCYKTKQREVFQALHQVCKRFPSVNFLKVEVEDHPYLPKMEDVSTIPAFKIYKNGSMVKEIPGKNHELLESSVKLYSS